The genomic stretch TAGGTCATGGAAGGTGCCCCGATGCTGCTGTGAGGGTGATGATGGGCACCTGTTGGCAGACTGTCAATAGTGGGCTTCGTCTGGATTTCCAAACACTTCCAACGTGTTGCGTCATCCCTCCCAGGTGCGGCCATCCTGGCGTTCGCGTCTGTGCAAGTCATTCCGGAGCGGGGCACTGCTGGTCTGTAAAAAGACGCCAGTGCTGCTTTTGAAGTTTTCCCTGCTCGACTCGATACTGCGGGGTGCCGGGACACACTTCGTGGTCCGGCCACCCGTCGTCGTGGAGTCACCATGAACCTGCTTTCGAAGACGCTGTTCGTGAGCGCCGCGGCCCTTGTCACGCTCTCCCCGCTGTCTGCGTCGGCGCTGCCCCCGGACTGCGACGTGCAGTGTGCCGACGAAGCGCCCTGCTCGCTCGTTTGTGCGGTGCCCTGGGGGAGTCGCATCATCACCTGTGAGCGGTGGTTCAGCGACTACGAGCTGGGCGGCACATGCACGCCGGACGCCCAGATTCCTTCCGAGGAGGAGGATGAGCTGTCGTCGGTGGAGCCGCGCCAGAGCAGCATGCCCGGCATGGCGGCCTGCCTGTCCGCGCCGGTGAGCGCCCGGTAACACGCGTCACCCCGGGCCGGCCCGCTCCGCGCATCCTGGCGTGGGGCGGGCGCCGCCCGGTGAACTCGGCAATGTCGCGGCTGGAGTTGATTCGCCCTCTCGCACGCCATCAGCGCCGCGGGAAACACGCCTTCCGGAGCCCTGCGTGCGGAACCCTGTCCTGTCGTGGTGCGTACTGCTCGTGGTCTGGCTGGGCGTGGCGTGCGCCGCTCGGCCGCCGCTGGTGCAGGCTTGGGAAGCGATGGACGCGGCCCGCTGTGCCGCGCCCGGTGAGGACCACTGCGTGGTGCTCGGCTGCGAGGAAGGCGTTTGCGGCTTGTTCGCCTGCGAGGATGTGCGCCAGTCCGACACGCCCGCGACCTCGTCCGTGAGCGCACCCGCCGCCGGGCACGTGCTGGCCCTGCGGCCGGGCTTTCCCATGGGTTCGGCCAGGCCCGGACGGTGGTGGCGCAGGGCGCATTGGCTTCGTCAGGGTGCGGAACCGGTGATGACGTTCCGCTGGTACCCGGAACGCCCGCCGCTAAGGCCGCCGCCCGTCCTGCCCGCGCCCCAGTTGCAGAAGCACCATCTGTTCCCCCAGGCCCCAACACTCTCGGCGTGGTTCAAGGAACGTGGCATCAATATCCACGACTACACGATATTCATCCCCACGCATGTCCACCGGCGCATCCATGGCGGCGGCGCATCCGGAGGCCTGTGGAATGAAGCGTGGCGCCAATTCATCGAGACGCGAGGCAACAAGGTGCGGCGAGAAGACATCTTCCGGCATGCCGGTGAACTCATCTACCGCTTCGAGCTCACCGGTCCCGTGCTCCCCTACTTCCGGCGGGCGCCGTGACACCCGAGGAAGAGGCCGGATTGCGCATCTATCAAGTCGAGGCGCCGCGACCGTCGCGCTACACGGGGAACCTACATGCCGCGCATCGATGGAGCCTGCCTGGACTCGCGGGCTGTCCCGGATGTAGTGCTGCCTGGAGCACCGCCGGGCTTCACTATCCATGTGTGGACCTGACATCGCTCCCGACACGGCACGAGTACGAAGAACCCCGCCCTGAGCCATACGAGGAGTGGGCTCGATTGCGCGAACAGGTACGGCCCAAGGTGCCCCCCGGGTTCGCGTTGATGCCCGGGACCAAGTTGGGCCCGATGACCGGACGCGCCTCCGGAACCTTTGGACAGCTACATCTTCAAGCGTGGACCCTGAGCCTCCGCCGTGAAGCACTGGAACAACTGCGGCAAGCAGGATTGCAAGGGCTGAACGGCTGCCCGATGCAACTCAAGGGAAGTGGAAGGAACCCGCCCGAACTGCTCGAACTCCAGCTGACGCCCTGTGGACACTTCCACCCGGACTGCCTTCCATCCGACCGAGAGCCTCCGTGCCCCACATGTGGCGTTGAGAGCTACGGTCTCCCCGACCCCTACCTCCTCGACGCGGCCTCCATCCCCACCACAGTGGACGTCTTCCGCCTCGCGGACTGGCCCACGCTCATCCTGGCCACGCAGCGCTTCGCGGACGCGGTCCAGCGCCTGGAACTCGACGGTGTCACGTTCCGTCAGGTCGCGGTCCGCTGACCCACGGCCACGAACAACGATGCATCAGGCAAACCGCTCCCTGCCCCCAGCGAAGCGCGGGCGGTGTGGATGCATATCGCGGACAGCCATTTGAATGAGCCGGGCGTGCGGGGAAGGCCCGGGGACAACCCACAGCTTCAGCCTGGATGCAGCCGACCGCCGCGCTCGGACAGGCTGGGACTTCCACGGCATCCTCCCGAGGGGTAGGAGGAAAGGCCGCCACTGCGCGCGGCACGGGGGGGCCGCGAAGACGTCAACGCCTAGCAGGCGCCGCAGTCCGCGGCGCAGCTGTCCGGCGTGTTGCTGGTGCCGCAGCTCTCGGAGAGCTGGCACGTCCCGTCACCACACTTGTAGATGTCCTGGGGACGGATGCGGGTGGTGAGCGGGCGGTACGTCACGCCGTTGTACGTGCAGCGCGCGTAGTACGTCCTCATGGAGTCCTGCTGGCAGTACGTCTGGGCAGCCCCCACGTGGGTGATGACGGCCGCGCAGTCCGGGTCCCCGCTCCACGACGACAGGCCGCACGCGCGCACCGTGCTCTCGTCGTAGGCCAGATAGGGCGCGTCATTGGCCGCGAAGAGCCCCTGACCATTGAAGAGGTTGCCGAAGAAGACGGCCTCATTCTGATTGTAGGTCTGCAGTTCCTCGGCCGTCGTCGGAATGGCGGTGCCCTGCGAGTCCTTGCCCTGCACGGAGATGTTCAGGTGCACACCGTACTTGTTCACGTGTGCAGCCAGGCAGCTCGACACCAGTTGCTGCTCGGACTCCGGGGCAACCGGGGCGCCCGGGCTCGACGGAGGAGGCGGCGTGGGGTTCGACCACGTCGGCGCCAGCCCCAGGGAACCCTGCCAGGTGTGCGTGGTGCCCGCATGCGTGTACGTCAGGGCCTGGCCGGAGGCGAGCGCGCACCGGACGATGTATCGCATCACCTCCTCGGCCTTGACGGGGTCCGCGCTGAACCACGTATTGAAACCATTCGTCGACAAGCCGTTCGTCGACAGGCCATTCGTCGACAAGCCATTGGTGGACAGGCCGTTTGTCGACAAGCCGTTCGTCGACAGCCCGTTCGTCGACAAGCCATTGGTGGACAGACCATTGGATGACACCAACTCGTCCGACTGGGTGCCCAGCGTCTCGCTCGCCGTCTCCATCGGCTCCGCCGGGCCACACCCCACGGCGGCGACAAGAAGCAACGCTGGCAGCAGCTCCCACCGGTGCGCACAACGGCGTCCGGCGTAGGTGACCTTGGGGCTGGAACAGGTCTTCGAGGTGGGGTGGTGATACATGGCTGCCTCCGGTTTTTGGGGGTAGCCGCGTTTCTCGCGGCCAAGATAACCGGTAGTCCTTCTTTTCCCCTCTGACAGGTGCCCTCTCGGGCAGTTCGCGCACGTCGGTCATGCGGCAAACACGTAGTCCGTGCGCCGGCTGACGCTCAGCGTCCGTTCCGCCCAGCCGCCAACGTTGCAGTCACACGCGATGTCTCACGCCCGAGGGTGCGGGCGCCTGCGACTGTCGCGCGTCTCGTGGCATTTTCACCGTAAAGGTCGTTCCCTCTGCCTCGGAGGAGGACACGCACACAGCTCCTCCGTGCGCCTGGACGATTTGTTTCACGATGAAGAGTCCCAGCCCCAGGCCACCGGCGCCGCGACGGTGGCCCTTCTCAGGGCCGGTGCCCACCTGGCGGAACGGGTCGAACAATGTCTCCAGCTGTTGAGACGGAATGGGCGTCCCGGTGTTGTGGACCTCCAGGACCTGCTCACCGTCCACGGCGATACATTTGAGCCGGACGGGCGTGTCCTCGGCGCCGTGCTCCAGCGCGTTGCTCACCAGGTTGCTGAGCACCTGCGCCAGCCGGTCCGCGTCCCAGAAGCCCTCCGACGCGCCCTCCACGTCCAGGGTGATGTGCCGGTCCGGATGCGCGGCGGACAGCTCCTCCACCACCATCCGGCAGACGATGGCCAGGCTGACCGTCCCCAGGTGCAGGGGGATGCCGCCCGCCAGGCGCGCGCGGGTGAGGTCGAGGATGTCGGAAATCATGGCGCCCATCCGCGCGGCGCTCGCCTCGATTCGCTGGGCGCACTGCTGCTGCTGGGCCGCCGGCAGCGTGCGTTGCGCCATGGCTCGCGCGGACAGGGCAATGGCATTCAGGGGGTTGCGCAGGTCGTGCCCGAGGATGCCGATGAACCGTTCACGAAACTCGGCCTCCTCGGTCAGCCGCTCCAGCGCGAGGTGGCGCGCGTTGCCATCCAGGGCCTCGCGGGTCAGCCGGGCCGTGGCGTGCTCCAGCGCGCCCTCCGCCCGGAGGCGGGCCTCGCGCTCACGCGCCAGCGCCTCGCGAAGCGCCTGCGCATCGTCCGCGTCATCGGGCAGCAGCCACAGCACGAAGGCATCCAACGCCTTCATGCCCACGGCCCGGAAGCGCGCCTCCATGCCCTCGCGGGTGATGCGCAGCACGACGGACACCGGCTCGCCCGTGTCCACCACGCGCACGCAGTCCTCCAGGCGCAGCCCTCGCACGCCCTCCTGCTCCCAGCACGACACACATGAAGGCAGGACCCAATCGTGCGCCTCCGGCTCGGCGGACGCCTCGAGCGCGGTCTGGCGCAAGTCGAGCACCTCCCCCGCCGTCCCTCGCACCGTCTCGAAGCGCAGGCAGGGCGCGGCGCCTCCCGCATGCGTCGTCCAGGTCCAGGCGGAGCCCCACTTCGACGACAGACACACCCCCATCGACGTCCCCCTGGCACGCGCTCCAGCCCCGATGCTCGACGCTCGGTCGCGGAACGCACACGAGACAAGAGTGACAAATCTCCGGGAGCGCGAACTTGTACGTGGGTACCGGCGCGGCCTTCAGTGCTCACTCCGCGCCAGTGCCAACGCGCCACGCGGCCCGGCACCCGCCGCGGTGTCCTCATTCCGCAATGGCCCTGCGCGAACGGCCAGGGCCTCGGCGTGTTCGCCCAGGACTCCGGCTCAATGCATGATGGCGAGGTCGCGCAGCTCGGGTCCGGAGGCACCGCGCGGGGAGAACGACGTGGCACCTGTCATCAGGTTGACCTGGTACAGGACGTACGGGCCGCTGGTGGAAGTGCTCGCCCGACAGCTCCCTGAAGGGCTCCGAGGTGTCACTGGCATCGGCCGTCTGAGCCGGTGAGCCATCCCGCCTGTTTCAATGTCTGACGTGAGACATGAACACGCGGGATTGCACTCCGAGCCGCACGGCCCTGCGTCTCACCGTGCGGCTGACAAACGGACCGGGGAGGCCAGGCGTTCCAGGAACGGGCGACTCAGCCCGCCGCACGCGGCAGGCGCACGGTGAAGGTGGTGCCGTGCTGCTCGGAGGACACCACCTCCACGCCGCCGCCGTGGCCGCGCACGATGTCCTGCACGATGTAGAGCCCCAGGCCAATGCTGCGGGTGGACTGGCCCTCCTTCAACGCGCCCCGCGTCAGCGGCTCGAACAGGCGAGGCAGCAACTCACGGGGGATGGGGTCGCCCCCGTTGAAGACAGACAGCAGCGCGGCCTCGCCCTCCAGCCGCGTGTCCACCCGCACCGGGGCGTCCGCGGGGCTGTAGGCCAGGGCATTGCCCAGCAGGTTCGTGAGCACCTGGGCGATGCGGTCCGAATCCCATTCGCCGCGCACCTCGCCCTGGACCTCCACCTCCACGCGACGCCCGGGGTTGGCCACCAGGAGCTCATCCACCACCTGGTGCACCACCTCCCGCAAATCGGTGGCCTGACGGTGCAGGGCAATGCCGCCGCCCAGCCGGGCCTTGGTGAAGTCCAGCAGGTCGCGAATCATCCGGGCCGCGCGCTCGGTGGCCTGGCCAATGCGCCACACCATGCGCTTCTGCGGCTCCGTCAACTCACCCTTCTTCTCCAACAGCCCCGCCGACATGGAGATGGCCGCCAGGGGATTGCGCAAGTCGTGGGAGACGATGCCCACCAGTTGCTGTTCGAACTCGGCGCGCCGGCGCAGCTCCTCCTGCGACCGCTGCTGCTCCGCGAACAGGCGCGCGTTCTCGATGGAGAGGGCCGCCTTCGCCGCCAGCTCCTCCACCAGCTCCTGGTCCTCCTGGGTGAAGCTCCGGCCCGGGCCCATGCGCCCCACCGACAGCGTTCCCACCACCTTGCCCTG from Myxococcus xanthus encodes the following:
- a CDS encoding TIGR02269 family lipoprotein, whose translation is MRNPVLSWCVLLVVWLGVACAARPPLVQAWEAMDAARCAAPGEDHCVVLGCEEGVCGLFACEDVRQSDTPATSSVSAPAAGHVLALRPGFPMGSARPGRWWRRAHWLRQGAEPVMTFRWYPERPPLRPPPVLPAPQLQKHHLFPQAPTLSAWFKERGINIHDYTIFIPTHVHRRIHGGGASGGLWNEAWRQFIETRGNKVRREDIFRHAGELIYRFELTGPVLPYFRRAP
- a CDS encoding sensor histidine kinase — its product is MGVCLSSKWGSAWTWTTHAGGAAPCLRFETVRGTAGEVLDLRQTALEASAEPEAHDWVLPSCVSCWEQEGVRGLRLEDCVRVVDTGEPVSVVLRITREGMEARFRAVGMKALDAFVLWLLPDDADDAQALREALAREREARLRAEGALEHATARLTREALDGNARHLALERLTEEAEFRERFIGILGHDLRNPLNAIALSARAMAQRTLPAAQQQQCAQRIEASAARMGAMISDILDLTRARLAGGIPLHLGTVSLAIVCRMVVEELSAAHPDRHITLDVEGASEGFWDADRLAQVLSNLVSNALEHGAEDTPVRLKCIAVDGEQVLEVHNTGTPIPSQQLETLFDPFRQVGTGPEKGHRRGAGGLGLGLFIVKQIVQAHGGAVCVSSSEAEGTTFTVKMPRDARQSQAPAPSGVRHRV